A section of the Pedobacter sp. HDW13 genome encodes:
- the kdpA gene encoding potassium-transporting ATPase subunit KdpA → MNTELIGIIATFLLTLIIAIPLGKYLAKVFAGEKVWTDFLKPLENAIYKLSGINIKEQMNWKQQLKALLTINILWLVYGFFVLIFQDKLPFNPDGNPGMTPDLAFNTIISFVANCNLQHYSGESGVSYLTQQFVLMFLQFVSAATGIAAAVVVFKAFRDKTATQLGNFWEFFVKAITRLLLPLSVIVALILTFNGTPASYEGKDQFISMQGDTVNVSRGPAAQMIAIKHLGTNGGGYFGANSAHPFENPSYITNMVEVIAQTIIPIAMIIAFGYFIRRKKLAWTIFGVMTIGLFMLMIPTVTSELGGNPAIAKMGISQATGAMEGKEVRLGPAATAYWSTLTTVISTGSVNGMHDSTMPLTGLWQLLAMMINAIYGGCGVGLLNYFIYLIIAVFISGLMVGRTPEFLGHKVEAREIKIAALITLLSPFLILAGTAIASYVFTNHGNAAWAVQPKAWLNNPGFHGFSEMLYEVTSSNANNGSGFEGLGDNNIFWNVLTGVIIFLGRFLPIIGPVAIAGLLAGKKFIPESAGTLKTDTKTFALMTFAVILVLNALSYFPALALGPLAEYFTMLK, encoded by the coding sequence ATGAACACTGAATTAATTGGCATCATTGCCACCTTTCTGCTCACCTTAATTATTGCCATTCCTTTGGGTAAATACCTGGCTAAAGTTTTTGCAGGAGAAAAAGTTTGGACAGACTTTTTAAAACCGCTCGAAAACGCTATCTATAAACTTTCAGGTATCAACATTAAAGAGCAGATGAACTGGAAACAACAGTTAAAAGCCTTGCTAACCATCAATATCCTCTGGCTGGTTTATGGCTTTTTTGTATTGATATTTCAAGATAAACTGCCTTTCAATCCTGATGGCAACCCCGGCATGACTCCCGATTTAGCTTTTAATACCATTATCAGCTTTGTAGCCAACTGTAATCTGCAACATTATTCGGGTGAGAGTGGCGTAAGTTACTTAACCCAGCAGTTTGTACTGATGTTCCTGCAGTTTGTGAGCGCCGCAACAGGTATTGCCGCAGCAGTGGTAGTATTTAAAGCTTTCAGAGATAAAACTGCAACCCAATTGGGCAACTTCTGGGAGTTTTTTGTGAAGGCCATTACACGTTTGTTATTGCCTTTATCAGTTATAGTTGCTTTAATCTTAACTTTTAATGGCACACCAGCAAGTTACGAAGGCAAAGATCAATTCATTTCGATGCAGGGCGATACTGTAAATGTTTCTCGCGGACCCGCAGCACAAATGATAGCCATAAAACATCTGGGTACGAATGGTGGTGGGTATTTTGGTGCAAATTCTGCCCACCCATTCGAAAACCCGAGCTATATAACCAATATGGTTGAGGTTATTGCACAAACAATTATTCCTATAGCCATGATTATTGCCTTCGGTTATTTTATCCGCAGGAAAAAGCTGGCCTGGACCATATTTGGTGTAATGACCATTGGTTTATTTATGCTAATGATCCCAACCGTAACCTCCGAACTTGGCGGTAACCCTGCCATTGCCAAAATGGGCATTTCGCAGGCTACGGGTGCTATGGAAGGTAAAGAAGTAAGGCTTGGTCCTGCTGCAACTGCTTACTGGAGCACTTTAACTACGGTAATTTCTACCGGTTCGGTTAATGGTATGCACGACAGCACCATGCCACTTACCGGCTTATGGCAGCTGTTAGCCATGATGATTAACGCCATTTACGGTGGTTGTGGCGTAGGTTTACTAAACTATTTCATTTATTTAATTATTGCAGTATTTATTTCGGGCTTGATGGTAGGTCGAACACCCGAATTTCTGGGTCACAAAGTTGAGGCGCGCGAAATTAAGATTGCGGCACTCATAACCTTGTTAAGTCCCTTCTTAATTCTGGCCGGAACCGCAATTGCCAGTTATGTATTTACTAACCATGGTAATGCTGCCTGGGCAGTGCAACCTAAAGCCTGGTTAAACAACCCCGGGTTCCATGGCTTTTCCGAAATGCTTTACGAGGTAACCTCATCTAACGCCAACAATGGTTCGGGTTTTGAAGGTCTGGGTGACAATAACATTTTCTGGAACGTTTTAACCGGAGTAATTATTTTCCTTGGCCGCTTCTTACCAATTATTGGTCCAGTAGCCATTGCAGGTTTATTGGCAGGTAAAAAGTTCATCCCCGAATCGGCTGGTACCTTAAAAACAGATACCAAAACATTTGCACTGATGACCTTTGCCGTAATCCTGGTGTTAAATGCACTATCCTATTTCCCGGCCCTGGCTTTAGGTCCGCTGGCAGAATACTTTACTATGCTTAAATAG
- a CDS encoding M1 family metallopeptidase gives MKKNILTLILSFISLSIFAQEGYWQQHLTYNIDVTLNDTEKSLTGAETIVYKNNSPSTLEFIWFHIWPNAYKNETTALFQQLKNDPSRKKKLSKYTYGNLEDLSFKINGAAAKTEAHPNPQYIDIVKVLLPSPLKPGDSITINSDFKVKLPSYFSRSGYAETQFMVTQWHPKPAVFDKDGWHEFPYLDMGEFYSEYGDYRVNITLPAAYVLAATGVMQNAEELEIYKSIGARNSANKEGKPFLYEPKTGTKKISYAINNVPDFAWFADKDLVIQYDTVKLASGKMIDAFSYYHNKKKSLWVNSIDYIKDATRKYSEWIGEYEYPVVQAIEGPKNNSSGGMEYPTITLITSPDAKATSLDAIITHEVGHNWFMSMLGSNERMHTWQDEGLNTYFQFRYEAEKYKANSIFGDAIPAQVKELPTDKFQASIYNALSSIPMKSAIETPAANFSTSDEYGLISYMKTALWLYLLESAVGRDKIDLAFKTYFAQWKNKHPTPEDMKASFEKSLGSNLNQFFKMLHTEGQFK, from the coding sequence ATGAAAAAAAATATTTTAACGCTGATACTCTCGTTTATTTCGCTTTCAATTTTTGCGCAGGAAGGGTATTGGCAACAGCACCTTACCTATAACATTGACGTAACCTTAAACGATACAGAAAAATCGTTAACTGGTGCAGAAACGATTGTTTACAAAAACAATTCGCCTTCAACACTAGAATTTATCTGGTTTCATATATGGCCCAATGCTTATAAAAACGAAACAACGGCGCTATTTCAACAACTAAAAAACGATCCCTCCCGAAAAAAGAAATTAAGTAAATACACTTATGGCAATCTGGAAGATCTTAGCTTTAAAATAAATGGAGCTGCTGCAAAAACAGAGGCACACCCCAATCCGCAATACATTGATATTGTTAAGGTATTGCTCCCGTCACCATTAAAACCAGGCGATTCGATAACCATCAATTCTGACTTTAAAGTGAAGCTGCCCAGCTATTTTTCTCGTTCGGGATATGCCGAAACCCAATTTATGGTTACACAATGGCACCCTAAACCCGCAGTTTTTGACAAAGATGGCTGGCACGAATTTCCTTACCTCGATATGGGCGAGTTTTACAGTGAATATGGCGATTACAGGGTAAACATTACCCTACCGGCAGCGTATGTTTTAGCCGCAACAGGCGTAATGCAAAATGCCGAAGAGCTCGAAATCTATAAATCGATAGGTGCAAGAAATAGCGCAAACAAGGAGGGGAAGCCGTTCCTTTATGAACCAAAAACCGGAACAAAAAAGATTAGTTATGCCATTAATAACGTACCCGACTTTGCCTGGTTTGCCGATAAAGACCTGGTTATCCAGTATGATACCGTAAAATTGGCCTCTGGTAAAATGATAGATGCTTTTAGCTATTACCACAATAAAAAGAAATCGCTATGGGTAAACAGTATCGATTATATTAAAGATGCAACCAGGAAATATAGCGAGTGGATTGGCGAATATGAGTATCCGGTTGTACAGGCTATAGAAGGACCTAAAAATAATTCTAGTGGAGGAATGGAGTACCCTACAATTACTTTGATTACCAGCCCCGATGCAAAAGCAACAAGTTTGGATGCAATAATTACACATGAGGTTGGCCACAATTGGTTTATGAGTATGCTGGGCAGTAATGAACGCATGCATACCTGGCAGGATGAGGGTTTAAATACCTATTTCCAGTTTAGGTATGAAGCAGAGAAGTATAAGGCAAACTCGATTTTTGGGGATGCAATACCGGCACAGGTAAAAGAACTACCAACAGATAAATTTCAGGCAAGTATTTATAATGCTTTGTCCAGCATCCCGATGAAATCGGCTATTGAAACACCTGCAGCCAATTTTTCTACTTCTGATGAATATGGATTGATTTCTTATATGAAAACTGCACTTTGGTTATATTTATTAGAATCTGCAGTCGGCAGAGATAAAATTGATCTGGCGTTTAAAACATATTTTGCTCAATGGAAAAACAAACACCCAACACCAGAAGACATGAAAGCCTCTTTTGAAAAATCGCTGGGATCGAACCTCAACCAATTTTTTAAGATGTTACACACGGAAGGGCAGTTTAAATAA
- a CDS encoding ParB/RepB/Spo0J family partition protein, with protein MTSFQRKTGLGRGLSALLDDSEAAHPPKQQVNAVSETEQVGNISHVNLTEVETNPYQPRTEFDQVALNELADSIRVQGLIQPITVRKLGANKYQLISGERRFRASKLAGLTQVPAYIRSANDQQMLEMALIENIQRENLNAIEVALSFQRMIDEVGLKQEQLGERVGKNRTTVTNYLRLLKLPPAIQASIRDQRISMGHARALINVDGVDRQLYIHQEILEKGLSVRKVEELVRNLQHVPLKAADKPKVKAVSFQYQKLQDDLASKFATRVKLKVTQNGKGAIEIPFMSDDDLNRILELLDW; from the coding sequence ATGACATCTTTTCAGCGAAAAACAGGTTTAGGAAGAGGGCTAAGTGCGCTTTTAGATGATAGCGAAGCTGCTCATCCACCGAAACAGCAGGTAAATGCTGTAAGCGAAACCGAGCAGGTTGGCAATATCAGTCATGTAAATTTAACAGAAGTTGAAACCAATCCTTACCAGCCGCGTACCGAATTTGATCAGGTTGCTTTAAACGAGCTTGCCGATTCGATCAGAGTGCAGGGGCTGATTCAGCCAATTACCGTTAGGAAACTTGGCGCAAACAAATACCAGTTAATTTCGGGCGAACGTAGGTTCAGGGCCTCAAAACTGGCTGGCCTAACTCAGGTTCCGGCTTATATCCGTAGTGCCAACGATCAGCAGATGCTGGAAATGGCATTGATTGAAAATATCCAACGCGAAAATTTAAACGCCATTGAGGTGGCTTTGAGTTTCCAAAGGATGATTGATGAGGTGGGTTTAAAGCAAGAGCAATTGGGCGAACGGGTAGGTAAAAACCGTACTACGGTAACCAACTATCTGCGTCTGTTAAAACTTCCACCCGCTATTCAGGCTTCTATCCGCGATCAGCGAATTTCAATGGGGCACGCCAGAGCATTAATCAATGTAGATGGTGTAGACAGGCAGTTGTATATTCACCAGGAAATCCTTGAAAAGGGTCTTTCAGTTCGGAAGGTTGAAGAATTGGTGCGTAACTTACAGCATGTACCCTTAAAAGCAGCCGACAAACCAAAAGTAAAGGCAGTTTCTTTCCAATATCAAAAACTACAGGACGATTTGGCTTCTAAATTTGCCACCCGGGTAAAATTAAAAGTAACCCAGAATGGTAAAGGGGCAATAGAAATCCCATTTATGAGCGACGACGACCTGAACAGGATTTTAGAATTATTAGATTGGTAA
- a CDS encoding potassium-transporting ATPase subunit F — translation MAVFIYMIYVLIKPEKF, via the coding sequence ATGGCCGTATTTATCTATATGATTTACGTGCTGATTAAACCCGAAAAATTTTAA
- a CDS encoding NADPH-dependent FMN reductase, translating into MITIIAATNRYNSNTLKVAKYYQKQLKEKGANATVFSLEHLPIDVLNTDMYGKRSDAFQKIQDMINETQKFIFVMPEYNGSYPGVLKVLIDACNFPDSFYDKKAALVGISSGKYGNIRGVDHFTGVCHYIHLNILPLRLHIPNIKTELDAEGNLIKEDTIKFTNEQIDKFINF; encoded by the coding sequence ATGATTACAATTATAGCCGCAACCAACAGGTACAATAGCAATACGTTAAAAGTTGCCAAATATTACCAAAAGCAACTAAAAGAAAAAGGTGCCAATGCTACAGTATTCAGTTTGGAGCACCTGCCTATTGACGTGCTTAATACTGATATGTACGGCAAAAGATCGGATGCTTTCCAAAAAATCCAGGATATGATTAATGAGACTCAAAAATTCATTTTCGTTATGCCCGAATACAACGGCAGCTACCCTGGTGTGTTGAAAGTATTAATAGATGCCTGCAATTTCCCGGATAGTTTTTACGATAAAAAAGCAGCTTTAGTGGGCATTTCATCAGGAAAATATGGCAACATAAGGGGCGTTGACCACTTTACAGGGGTTTGCCACTATATCCATTTAAACATCTTACCCTTGCGCCTGCATATCCCCAACATTAAAACAGAACTGGATGCTGAGGGGAATTTAATAAAAGAAGATACGATTAAGTTTACCAACGAGCAGATTGATAAGTTTATCAATTTTTAA
- a CDS encoding ParA family protein: protein MSKIIALANQKGGVGKTTSSINLAASLAVLEYKTLLVDADPQANSTSGIGFDPRNIKDSIYECIINDIDPLQAIQKTDTPNLDLLPAHIDLVGAEIEMINLNNREYKMKAVLEKIKDQYDFIIIDCSPSLGLITINALTAADSVIIPVQCEYFALEGLGKLLNTIKIVQNRLNTDLEIEGILLTMYDVRLRLSNQVVEEVKTHFNELVFETIIQRNTRLSEAPSYGVSVIMHDANCKGAINYLNLAREIVKKNGLLKEEENIGTATL, encoded by the coding sequence ATGAGCAAAATTATTGCATTAGCAAATCAAAAAGGTGGTGTTGGTAAAACAACTTCATCAATAAACCTGGCTGCTAGTTTAGCCGTACTAGAATATAAAACTTTGTTAGTTGATGCCGATCCACAGGCAAATTCAACATCCGGTATCGGTTTCGATCCCCGGAATATAAAAGATAGTATTTATGAGTGTATTATTAATGATATCGACCCTTTACAGGCGATTCAAAAAACTGATACACCAAATTTAGATTTATTACCCGCGCACATCGATTTAGTGGGTGCGGAGATTGAAATGATTAACCTGAACAACCGCGAGTATAAAATGAAAGCGGTTTTGGAGAAAATTAAAGATCAGTACGATTTTATCATTATCGATTGTTCTCCATCATTGGGTTTAATTACCATTAATGCTTTAACAGCAGCCGATTCGGTAATTATTCCGGTACAGTGCGAGTATTTCGCCCTTGAAGGTTTGGGTAAATTATTAAATACCATTAAAATTGTACAGAACCGTTTAAATACAGATCTGGAAATTGAAGGTATTTTATTAACCATGTACGATGTGCGTTTACGTTTATCGAACCAGGTAGTAGAAGAAGTTAAAACACACTTCAACGAACTGGTTTTCGAAACCATTATTCAGCGTAACACCCGTTTAAGTGAGGCACCAAGTTATGGCGTTTCGGTAATTATGCACGATGCAAACTGTAAAGGTGCCATTAACTACCTTAACCTTGCCCGCGAAATTGTAAAAAAGAACGGCTTGTTAAAAGAAGAAGAAAATATTGGAACAGCAACTTTATAA